One window of uncultured Trichococcus sp. genomic DNA carries:
- a CDS encoding exonuclease SbcCD subunit D, whose translation MRILHTADWHLGKIVNDFSMLEDQRDYLMNLIETLKEKDIDAIIMAGDLYDRALPPKEAVALANRALTRMVKELGVPVFVIAGNHDSNERIEYAADLLADSRLYIEGTMKKETIRKVAFQGANFYLLPFADHVYVRETLQDASIKNMEDAVRAQLATIKATMNPEEVNILIAHGYVIQTGNDTSEPSDSERPLSIGTSEYVDVSLFEDFDYVALGHLHKAQKVKNDKVRYSGSILKYSKSETLHQKQTTIVTIEKDKLEIEPLRIKPLRDMRTIRSTFSELMKDQSDDYLFFELEDTEYVLDAMNQLRRRYPQAMGLEYVSRRENESVALQHNREDLQQLSYPDLFKDFYEQYRAMELDESGQKIVADIFSALGRKD comes from the coding sequence ATGAGAATACTGCATACGGCTGATTGGCATCTGGGCAAAATCGTCAATGATTTTTCCATGCTCGAAGATCAGCGCGATTACCTGATGAACCTGATTGAAACACTCAAAGAAAAAGATATCGATGCGATCATCATGGCTGGAGACCTCTACGACCGCGCATTGCCTCCGAAAGAAGCGGTGGCGCTTGCCAACCGGGCACTGACCCGGATGGTCAAGGAATTGGGCGTGCCCGTGTTCGTCATCGCCGGAAACCACGACAGCAACGAACGGATCGAATATGCCGCCGACCTGCTGGCGGACAGCCGGCTCTATATAGAAGGAACCATGAAGAAAGAGACCATCCGCAAAGTTGCCTTCCAAGGGGCCAATTTCTATTTGCTGCCTTTTGCGGATCATGTCTATGTCCGGGAAACGCTTCAGGACGCCAGCATCAAAAATATGGAGGATGCCGTGCGGGCACAATTGGCGACCATCAAAGCGACGATGAACCCGGAAGAAGTGAACATCCTGATAGCGCACGGCTATGTGATCCAGACCGGAAACGACACGAGCGAACCATCCGATTCCGAACGTCCGCTCAGCATCGGCACTTCCGAATATGTTGACGTTTCGCTTTTCGAGGACTTTGATTATGTCGCTTTGGGCCATCTGCACAAGGCTCAGAAAGTCAAAAACGACAAAGTCCGCTACAGCGGCTCGATCCTGAAATATTCAAAATCGGAGACCCTGCATCAAAAGCAGACGACTATCGTAACGATAGAAAAAGACAAACTGGAGATCGAACCTTTGCGCATCAAGCCTTTGCGCGATATGCGCACGATCAGAAGCACGTTCTCCGAGCTGATGAAAGACCAATCCGACGATTACCTGTTCTTTGAACTGGAGGATACAGAATATGTGCTGGATGCGATGAACCAATTGCGCCGCCGCTATCCGCAGGCGATGGGCCTGGAATACGTCAGCCGGAGGGAAAACGAATCGGTGGCCTTGCAGCACAACCGTGAGGACCTCCAACAGCTGTCCTACCCGGACCTGTTCAAGGACTTTTACGAGCAATACCGCGCCATGGAACTGGATGAATCCGGCCAAAAAATCGTTGCGGATATCTTTTCCGCCTTGGGAAGGAAAGATTAG
- a CDS encoding SMC family ATPase, whose protein sequence is MRPLRLEISAFGPYKEKIVLDFTQFQNQTLFLVSGPTGAGKTTIFDAIAYALYDVASGSSREKDTFKSQFATEDSVCYVDLEFEYNGKTYRVRRSPAQTGPGKSGKIINLLADVAFYHDGTVTTKARDANAEIEQLLSLNYEQFKQIVMLPQGEFKKLLESNSNEKETIFRNIFGTEILKSFQEELKEKAKSLQSQATSAQDSLQTAYSFASGINDDGLQEALTLQDTERILFRIAELLAVLEEDRAAKELQLTALRSQSQSASDTIKLLEEIAQLEARLKVLEEEETAVVGWKRQLERHEQAIKAEEKRLLCVAASTNRAAKQEQAKQNDALLDQLNQASRDKKPAFEAAELAFSLIPGFREQIDAAKEQEKQLVALAKNEKELAGCQKACTDATKELQKHNVLKQAQKEKQEQCHLKLAAVKQAQKDAAVIQDQLSACRMNVQQSEQLHKRIVQTEKLLAEQLVKNERFLLLEKAFVRLDQQFKDETILYNRNIAGILAEQLVSGEACLVCGSTDHPAPAQKTADTLSDQDRELLEKKRNQAYADYQQATAELSGIRKQLADLFAEFAITAETFESYKQGQKEKRDTEIASEKALLLDVKNLQKVLDEEDALVKEQSDIEAKLQQIDQNSLALQKTLHLNETLARDLLAEIDQEKQVLGDKDLATVQKEILQFNGKIESCTNEYNKLNSELTELEKRIAVCLANRTTYAAQNEEAKNALLDAETAYTIVLDSTGLEEPFEHLILDKALFLEIQKRIRSHEDDLNVTVTRLRDQRKAAATLPPDQTIAACADQIVLLDNAIRESEEQKDQLAGDIQMLKKAAQEIAAIYKKQQQIIAAYQKYRTLSDIANGTKETDYISFERYVLAIYYEEIIEAANLRFQQMTNNRYLLLRKEDKGKGSGAKGLDLDVFDHYTGQTRSVKTLSGGESFKASLALALGLSDVMQSRSGGIQIDTLFIDEGFGSLDPESLDTAIEALFSLNSCGRLVGIISHVEELKTRIPVHIEVDRTAEGSTAKIIL, encoded by the coding sequence ATGAGACCCTTAAGATTAGAAATAAGTGCCTTCGGGCCTTACAAAGAAAAGATCGTATTGGACTTCACGCAATTCCAGAACCAAACGCTGTTTCTTGTGAGCGGGCCTACCGGTGCCGGCAAAACCACAATTTTTGATGCCATTGCATACGCGCTTTACGATGTCGCCAGCGGCAGCAGCCGGGAAAAGGACACCTTCAAGTCGCAGTTTGCAACGGAAGACTCGGTCTGCTACGTCGACCTGGAATTCGAATACAACGGAAAAACTTACCGCGTCAGACGCTCCCCTGCCCAAACGGGTCCCGGGAAGAGCGGAAAAATCATCAATCTGTTGGCTGATGTGGCCTTCTATCACGATGGCACCGTGACGACGAAAGCGCGCGATGCCAATGCGGAAATAGAGCAGCTGCTTTCCTTGAACTATGAGCAATTCAAACAGATCGTCATGCTGCCGCAAGGGGAATTCAAAAAACTGCTGGAATCAAACAGCAATGAAAAAGAGACCATCTTCCGGAACATCTTCGGGACCGAAATTCTGAAAAGCTTCCAGGAGGAGCTGAAGGAAAAAGCCAAATCGCTCCAGAGCCAGGCGACTTCCGCCCAGGATTCATTGCAGACTGCCTACTCGTTTGCCTCGGGAATCAACGATGACGGCCTGCAGGAAGCACTCACCTTGCAGGACACCGAGCGCATCCTCTTCCGGATCGCGGAATTGTTGGCAGTGCTCGAAGAAGACCGTGCAGCCAAAGAACTGCAGCTCACGGCTTTGCGTTCCCAAAGCCAATCCGCATCCGATACCATCAAACTGCTGGAAGAAATCGCACAGTTGGAGGCCAGGTTGAAAGTCCTTGAGGAGGAGGAAACTGCTGTTGTTGGATGGAAACGGCAGTTGGAACGTCATGAACAAGCCATCAAAGCCGAGGAAAAAAGATTGCTTTGCGTTGCAGCGTCCACAAACAGGGCCGCAAAACAGGAACAAGCCAAACAAAATGATGCACTCTTGGACCAATTGAATCAGGCTTCACGCGACAAGAAACCGGCGTTCGAAGCGGCTGAACTTGCCTTTTCCCTGATCCCAGGCTTTCGTGAGCAGATCGACGCCGCGAAGGAACAGGAAAAACAGCTTGTCGCCTTGGCGAAGAATGAGAAAGAGCTGGCCGGTTGCCAGAAAGCTTGCACCGATGCCACGAAAGAACTGCAGAAACATAACGTTCTCAAACAGGCGCAAAAAGAAAAACAGGAGCAGTGCCACCTGAAGCTTGCGGCGGTGAAACAAGCCCAAAAGGATGCAGCCGTCATCCAAGACCAATTGAGCGCATGCCGAATGAACGTGCAGCAATCGGAGCAGCTCCACAAGAGGATTGTCCAAACCGAAAAATTGTTGGCTGAACAACTGGTCAAAAATGAGCGCTTCCTGCTTCTGGAAAAAGCATTCGTGAGGCTCGACCAACAGTTCAAGGATGAAACCATACTCTACAACCGCAACATCGCCGGCATCTTAGCCGAACAGTTGGTCAGCGGAGAGGCCTGTCTTGTCTGCGGTTCAACTGACCATCCCGCCCCCGCGCAAAAAACGGCGGACACCCTTTCCGATCAGGACCGGGAGCTGCTTGAGAAAAAACGGAACCAGGCCTATGCCGATTACCAGCAAGCGACTGCCGAACTTTCCGGCATCCGAAAACAACTGGCTGATCTCTTCGCCGAATTCGCAATTACGGCTGAAACTTTCGAAAGCTACAAACAGGGACAGAAAGAAAAACGCGATACCGAAATCGCGTCAGAAAAAGCATTGCTGTTGGATGTGAAAAATCTGCAGAAGGTGCTTGACGAAGAGGATGCCCTCGTCAAGGAGCAAAGCGACATTGAAGCGAAACTGCAGCAGATCGACCAGAACAGTCTTGCACTTCAGAAAACATTGCACTTGAACGAAACCCTTGCCCGGGATCTGCTGGCCGAGATTGACCAGGAAAAACAAGTTTTGGGCGACAAGGACCTCGCAACCGTGCAAAAAGAGATTCTGCAGTTCAACGGAAAGATTGAATCCTGCACGAATGAATACAACAAGCTGAACAGCGAACTGACTGAACTCGAGAAACGGATTGCAGTCTGCCTTGCCAACCGTACCACTTACGCGGCTCAGAATGAGGAGGCAAAAAATGCTTTGCTGGATGCGGAAACAGCCTACACAATCGTACTGGATTCAACCGGGCTGGAAGAGCCTTTCGAGCATCTGATATTGGACAAAGCATTGTTTCTGGAAATCCAGAAACGGATCCGCAGCCATGAAGACGATCTGAATGTCACCGTCACCCGTTTGCGCGATCAAAGAAAAGCAGCAGCAACACTGCCGCCAGATCAAACAATCGCTGCCTGCGCCGATCAAATAGTGCTTCTGGACAATGCAATCCGCGAGTCGGAAGAGCAAAAAGATCAGCTTGCAGGCGACATCCAAATGCTTAAAAAAGCGGCGCAGGAAATTGCAGCAATCTACAAAAAACAGCAACAGATCATTGCCGCTTACCAGAAATACAGGACTTTGTCGGACATCGCCAACGGCACCAAAGAAACCGACTATATCTCCTTCGAACGCTATGTGTTGGCGATCTACTATGAGGAAATCATCGAAGCCGCCAATCTTCGCTTCCAACAGATGACGAACAACCGCTACCTGTTATTGCGGAAGGAAGACAAAGGAAAAGGTTCCGGAGCCAAGGGTCTGGACCTGGATGTATTTGACCATTACACTGGCCAAACCCGCAGCGTCAAAACCTTATCGGGCGGCGAAAGCTTCAAGGCATCCCTAGCGCTTGCACTTGGACTCAGCGATGTGATGCAGAGCCGGAGCGGCGGCATCCAGATCGATACGCTGTTCATCGATGAAGGCTTCGGCTCGCTGGATCCAGAGTCTTTGGATACCGCAATCGAGGCACTGTTCTCCCTGAACAGTTGCGGCCGCTTGGTCGGCATCATTTCCCACGTCGAGGAATTGAAGACGCGGATACCTGTCCACATCGAAGTCGACCGAACAGCAGAAGGAAGCACCGCGAAAATTATCCTCTAG
- a CDS encoding universal stress protein: MVQYKNILIPVDGSEASIKAFKQAVHIAERNNAALYLVAILDKKNNADEAAQLQKDKDSLFDELDRYARANGVAVHKEMRSGNAKEMIAKTLVEEWNCDLIVMGATGKGTIAKFVVGSITNHVIKNASCDVLIVRKN, encoded by the coding sequence ATGGTTCAGTATAAAAACATATTGATCCCAGTGGACGGATCGGAGGCTTCGATCAAGGCGTTCAAACAGGCGGTCCATATTGCTGAAAGGAACAATGCCGCACTTTATCTTGTTGCGATACTGGATAAAAAAAATAATGCCGATGAAGCCGCACAGCTGCAGAAAGATAAGGACTCTTTATTCGATGAATTGGACAGATACGCGCGGGCAAACGGTGTCGCGGTGCACAAGGAAATGCGATCGGGCAACGCCAAGGAAATGATTGCGAAGACGCTTGTTGAAGAATGGAATTGTGATTTGATTGTAATGGGCGCGACAGGGAAGGGCACCATCGCGAAATTCGTGGTCGGATCGATCACGAATCATGTCATCAAAAATGCATCATGTGACGTATTAATTGTAAGGAAAAATTGA
- a CDS encoding carbohydrate kinase — MALNEKESKILSYIKENPFISQQDLATKIGLSRPAVANIISGLVRRGYLLGKAYVINDTRPIVCIGAACIDRRYFVEGGLVHGQSNNVTSQTSIGGVALSIAENLGRLQEDVVMLSLVGDDAEWHTIEESMRPLMKTSEVEMVPGFSTGTFMEVIDESGKMIIGLAEMDIYEYMQPKWLLKHLATLKRAKTIIIDSNCPKESVEHLLEIGAKYNIPVVLVSASLLKLYNIPENLKGLKLLITKHDETEKHFGIEIKDDASLREALQLWMDQGVQHVIITRNSQSVGYASEKYGMHVYDLKNSDKNSDTYIWGTNEALCAGIVYSYLRTDDISEMIQTGLVNAVMSSKSAYKVRPNLSQAVLRKDVKEIGKLESREI, encoded by the coding sequence ATGGCTTTAAACGAAAAAGAATCAAAAATACTGAGCTACATAAAGGAAAATCCTTTTATTTCGCAGCAAGATTTAGCTACAAAGATTGGCCTGTCACGTCCCGCAGTGGCGAACATCATTTCCGGCTTAGTAAGACGGGGATACCTTTTGGGGAAAGCCTATGTCATCAATGACACGCGACCGATCGTCTGCATCGGCGCTGCCTGCATCGATCGCCGCTATTTTGTGGAAGGCGGGCTTGTTCATGGACAATCGAACAATGTCACCTCACAGACGTCAATCGGGGGAGTTGCTCTGAGTATCGCTGAGAATCTGGGAAGACTGCAGGAAGACGTTGTGATGCTGTCTCTGGTCGGTGACGATGCGGAATGGCATACGATCGAAGAATCCATGCGCCCATTGATGAAGACGTCCGAAGTGGAAATGGTCCCTGGCTTTTCGACAGGCACCTTTATGGAAGTCATCGATGAAAGCGGAAAAATGATTATTGGTTTAGCTGAAATGGATATTTATGAATACATGCAGCCTAAGTGGTTATTGAAACATCTGGCAACACTGAAGCGTGCAAAGACAATCATCATCGATTCGAATTGTCCGAAGGAAAGCGTGGAACACTTGCTTGAAATCGGAGCGAAGTACAATATTCCGGTCGTCCTGGTCAGTGCCTCCTTGCTGAAACTGTATAATATCCCGGAAAATCTAAAGGGATTGAAACTGCTGATCACAAAGCATGACGAAACCGAGAAACACTTCGGGATCGAAATCAAGGATGATGCATCCTTGCGGGAAGCCTTGCAGCTTTGGATGGACCAAGGCGTTCAACATGTCATCATCACCAGAAACAGTCAGAGCGTCGGCTATGCCAGCGAAAAATATGGCATGCACGTCTACGACCTGAAGAACAGCGACAAAAATAGCGATACCTACATATGGGGAACGAACGAGGCGCTTTGTGCCGGGATCGTCTATTCCTACTTGAGGACAGACGATATTTCGGAGATGATCCAGACTGGCTTGGTGAATGCCGTCATGTCATCAAAATCAGCCTATAAAGTCCGTCCGAATTTATCGCAGGCGGTGCTGCGTAAGGATGTCAAAGAAATCGGCAAGTTGGAAAGCAGAGAAATTTAG
- a CDS encoding HAD family hydrolase: MIHTFIFDVDGTIVDTEASIFKGLDDILREHAGRPATPADMRTIFGIPGMKGLQLLGFTPEEAADLHPKWSAQSKTYADSVSIFAGMEDTLRYLKENNHLLGIVTSKTKESYELNITPYGLDGYFDVIITSSDTEEHKPSGQPLTECLHRLGIAENEAIYIGDSIYDNQCARNAAVAFGLAEWGSHTAEGFDADHIFKTPSDILSIL; the protein is encoded by the coding sequence ATGATTCATACATTTATTTTTGACGTTGACGGTACAATTGTGGATACCGAAGCTTCAATCTTCAAAGGTCTGGATGACATCCTTCGGGAACACGCCGGCAGACCTGCCACACCAGCAGACATGCGTACGATTTTCGGCATACCAGGCATGAAAGGTTTGCAGTTATTGGGCTTCACACCTGAAGAAGCTGCCGATCTGCATCCGAAGTGGAGTGCACAATCGAAAACTTATGCGGACAGCGTGAGTATCTTTGCCGGAATGGAAGATACACTGCGTTATTTGAAGGAAAACAATCACCTGCTGGGCATTGTCACCTCCAAAACAAAAGAGAGTTACGAGCTGAATATCACACCATATGGTTTGGATGGGTATTTTGATGTCATCATCACATCCAGTGATACCGAAGAACACAAGCCTTCAGGGCAACCTTTGACGGAATGCTTGCATAGATTGGGGATTGCCGAAAATGAAGCCATCTACATCGGGGATTCCATTTACGACAATCAATGCGCACGCAATGCCGCAGTCGCTTTCGGTTTGGCGGAATGGGGATCGCACACAGCAGAAGGATTCGATGCCGATCACATCTTCAAGACACCTTCGGATATTTTATCGATTTTATAG
- a CDS encoding CapA family protein, whose translation MRRKMVVTSMAVLGLWGCADEPDTVSEVVSVDASSEQNDAVSENKEEKVISFIGVGDNLIHDSIFRDAELADGTYDFKFIYENVAEDIEEADIAFLNQETISAGDDYPYSGYPAFNTPPEIAQDMNDLGFDLVNGATNHALDYDYPGALNSLAVWNAQENVVYAGIYESQADRDEIRTIEREGVMFSFLTYTYGTNGIQPDTSYRVAYFDEEQIRQDVANAKNVSDVVIVSAHWGDENTQEVNEMQRTYAQLFADLEVDVVIGTHPHILQPIEWLTGANQNQTLVVYSLGNFIAHSLTDYNTLGGMVTFDFIVADDDKVTVENVQFEPTVSHYVADPGNVENTRRDFKIYKLEDYSEELASEHGLNGYEGLEITPNNYLSIAKKVIPAEMLD comes from the coding sequence ATGAGGAGAAAAATGGTAGTGACATCGATGGCAGTACTGGGTTTATGGGGGTGCGCGGATGAACCGGATACGGTTTCTGAAGTTGTATCCGTGGATGCCTCTTCCGAACAAAACGATGCAGTTTCCGAAAACAAGGAGGAAAAAGTGATTTCCTTCATCGGAGTCGGGGACAACCTGATCCATGATTCCATTTTCCGGGATGCGGAATTGGCGGACGGCACTTATGATTTCAAATTCATCTACGAGAACGTGGCGGAGGATATCGAAGAAGCCGACATCGCTTTTCTGAACCAAGAAACGATCAGCGCAGGCGATGATTATCCCTATTCCGGCTATCCAGCATTCAATACACCGCCCGAAATCGCCCAGGACATGAACGATCTAGGCTTTGATTTGGTCAACGGCGCCACGAACCATGCACTGGATTATGATTATCCCGGAGCCCTCAATTCTCTGGCAGTCTGGAATGCACAGGAAAACGTTGTCTACGCAGGCATTTATGAGAGCCAAGCGGACCGTGATGAAATCCGGACGATCGAAAGGGAAGGCGTCATGTTCTCTTTCTTGACCTATACTTACGGGACGAACGGTATTCAGCCCGACACCTCCTATCGTGTTGCCTATTTTGATGAAGAGCAGATTCGTCAGGATGTGGCCAATGCCAAAAATGTCAGTGATGTCGTCATCGTTTCGGCTCACTGGGGTGATGAAAATACGCAGGAAGTCAATGAGATGCAGCGCACTTATGCACAATTGTTCGCTGACTTGGAGGTCGATGTCGTCATCGGTACCCATCCGCATATCCTGCAACCGATCGAGTGGTTGACAGGCGCGAATCAAAATCAAACACTTGTGGTCTATTCACTGGGGAATTTCATCGCGCATTCATTGACGGATTACAATACGCTCGGGGGCATGGTGACTTTTGATTTTATCGTGGCCGATGATGATAAAGTGACCGTCGAAAATGTCCAATTCGAGCCTACCGTTTCGCATTATGTGGCGGACCCGGGAAATGTAGAGAACACAAGGCGTGATTTCAAAATTTATAAATTGGAAGACTACTCGGAAGAGTTGGCTTCAGAGCACGGGTTGAATGGCTATGAAGGATTGGAAATAACACCCAATAATTATCTTTCCATCGCGAAGAAGGTCATCCCTGCAGAAATGTTGGATTGA